In the genome of Rhinopithecus roxellana isolate Shanxi Qingling chromosome 14, ASM756505v1, whole genome shotgun sequence, the window ACCAGGAACCACTCCTCATTCCCCTGAGGGTGGGAGTCAGATGTCAGATGGCCTGCGGCGGCACCAGTTCTTCCCTGGGTCCCGTTCTCATCCTTGGGCTTCCAGCAGGCCCATGTCTCCATTTCTTGGGGCCCTTTTTACCTATGTCCAGGTCCCAACTGGTGGCTAATTCCATGGTCCCCTGGCCCTGAGATGTCCCCGCTGCccctgttcctttttctttctttctttcttttttgagacagagtctcacgtctcactctttcacccaggacagagtgcagtggtgcgatcttggctcggctcactgcaacatccacctcccaggttgaagcaattctcctgcctcggcctcctgagtagctgggaatacaggtgcccaccaccacgcccagctaatttttggtagagataggattttgccatgttggcaggctggtctcaaactcctgacatcaggtgaatccacctgcctcggcctcccaaagtgctgggattacagatgtgagccactgctcccgaccTCCTCTTTTTCCATCCCACTGCCCTATCTTGGCCACCTGACTCATCCTGTCTCCATCACAGGTCCAAGCCCAGGTACTCactccacctccaccccaccctgACTCAGCTTACATTGTCAAAGTGACTCTGCTGGTGCCGGGCACGGGCAATGAGATTGCAGGCTTCCACGCAGGCCTGGatggctggggcagcctgcttCAGGCTGCCACAGAACTGGTTCGGCTCTAACTCCGGGCCTTTCTCTGATAAAGAGAAAGGATAAGGTTTGGGAATAGAATGGAGGAGAAACAGGCAGAGAAGATGGCCTCTCCTTAGGGACCCCAGCTCCTCTCTCCCTGACCTGGACACTTCTCCAGCACTCATCTGCTGTGTCTGGCTCCCCATCTGGAGTCCCAGGGGAGGAGTGTCCCCAGGCACATCTGCTATGTCTCACCTAGCTTCTCCAGCGCTGCTGCCACCAGCCCTTGCCGCTGCCACTGCTGGAAGAGGAGTTCACTGCGAGGCAGGCAGAGGGCCACCTCCTCCCCAGTTGTGATCGACCATCCCAAGGAGCCATTCTGTAGCCGGGGCTGCGTGTCCTGCACAGCTGCCGGGGCCAGCGGGCGAACGTGCATCCTCAGCAGCTGGGGCAAGAGCCTCAGGAACACCTAGAGAGGGGGTGGCTTCACTAGGGCAGCCAGGCCGAGCTTCAGAGCAGAAGCAGGAAGTTGGCGTTAAGGGCTTGTGCTGCTAGGCACATACCAGGGCAGTGACGTGGCCTTGGTAAAGCTCTGTACTGGACATGAGCCTGGGTCCCCAAACTTCagtgcacatcagaatcaccagggCACTTTTTACAAACACAGATTCCTGCCCCCAACCCTCATGCTATTCTGGCCTAGAATGCCTGGGGaaggcctgggaatctgcatgtGCAACAAGGGCCCAAGCTGAAGGCTGCAGGTGGGCTATAGATCACAGACTGAAATCAGACTGCCCTGGCAGACTCTTGCTTATTTGACTTCATAGTGCACtttcttgggcaagttacttaacctctctgcgcctcaatgtcctcatctgtaattGGAGATGATATGGATTTTATGAAGATGAAATACATTAACATTTGTAATATCCCTGGCACCTAGGAAGCAATTTCGTTACTGTATTACTGTACTCGATTTTGGCCCATACACCCAGGATGGGTGTGCTGTGGAATGTCACAGGTGAGGAGTATGGCCAGGGGCGTGCGAGAGGGAGGCGTAGGGGAGTGGGCAGCAGGATGTTGAAGTGGGCAGGGAGGGTCCTTGCCTTGCGGACCCCTCGGGccatggagtgtgtgtgtggggaccGCAAGGACACGTTGAGCACGACCACAGCATTCACAACAATGAGGATGGTCACCGCCAGGAGGAAGGTCAGGTACCTAtcagggtggggtgggcaggagcTGGCAGCCCATACTGTGATGCTATCCCCACCCTTAGTGACTGCCCCCCTCAGGCCTCCTGAATTGAGGATGGTGGGGTGGATGGAGGGCAAAAGGGCAATGCAGGGGGCCATTGTGCTCCCAAGAAGGGAGAGTGGGGTAGGCGGGTGGGCATGAAGACCAGCCTTACTTGCTGATGAGTGGCACCGCCTGGGAGGTTTCGGGCACCTTCTTGGCCACAAGGAAAAGGAAGACAGTCTGGGCCAGGAGCACGTTGATGGCGACGGTACACTTCTGGCCCCCAGCTGCCCGTGACCGAGAGGCTCTCAGAGCAGGTCCGTACCTCCCCCACCCACAGAGGAACCCCTTACCCCAGAAGTAGCCCGCTGCGTCTGTCGTGGGTCGTAATGCCACTCTGTGCCCCAGGCAgggcccgccccggcctcccaggTATCCCCTGTGCTACTGGACGGCTCTCTCCCATAGCCTCCAGGTACCCTTGGCAGGAAGGAAGTAGATGAGGATGGCGACGGAGGAGATGAGCACGCAGGGGGCGATGATGTTGATGACGTAGAAGAGGGGCTTGCGCTGGATGAGCAGGTAGAACACCACCTTCTGGTggcctgcctcctgggctggcGCCGCTGGGTCCAGGAGCATCTTGGCTGGTCGGTGCTGGATGGCCCACTCCCCATTCTCtgcgggcaggcaggcaggcaggagtgggCACAGAAAGTGTGGGCTAGGCAGATCCCTGCAGCCTGAGTGACCCAGCTGCAAGGGCAGCATGTGTCCTAAGGAGCACCAGCAGGGGAGGCACCATTGCGGGACAGAAGTGGGGTGGGAGATTGGATACTTGAGCCTCTCCTTCTAAAATTGGAGTCATTATCATGAGGAAAGTCAGAGCTTTGTTGGacgttttaaaaaacatattttatggtttgctgtagttttcattttgagTTACATGGGAGGGATTTGACCTTGGTCCAGCCTTGACCACAGCTCGGTCCAGCAGGAGCCCTGGATGAGGCTGCCTGGGGAGTCCTTGGGTGGGGGTTACCTGTGAAGGCCTCAGGGTCAATGAAAATCCACTCGATGGTCTGGCCGTCTTCCTGACTCAGCTGCAGATCAATCTCATTGGTGCTGTAAGTCTGGGACCTGGGAGTCACCGAGGAAAGAGGCTAAATGTGAGTGGATAGACCTGCCATGACTGCATGGGGATGACCATCTGGGGACAAGTGTGGGCAGCTTTGCTTCAGCAAGATGCAGCCCCATGCTTCTGAGTTCTCCATAAAACCCCAGTGGTGAGAGATGGAGAGCAGGGGACCTAGGGCTCTTTGGGGTCAGGAAGATTGAGCTGAaggcccaggaggctgcagggcCCTCACCTGGCTGATGGGCCCAGGGCCACTCTGCGTTTGTCCCTCCCACTGCTGTCTGACAGGAGGGGCTGGTGATGGCAATGTAGAATATACATGCCTAGCTAAGGACGACCCTTGTGTCTACCGAGGGGAGTCTCCCTGCCAGGTTTGCTTGTGGAAAGACTGCTACTCTAAG includes:
- the CHRNG gene encoding acetylcholine receptor subunit gamma isoform X2, which encodes MHGGQGPLLLLPLLAVCLGVQGQNQEERLLADLMQNYDPNLRPAERDSDVVNVSLKLTLTNLISLNEREEALTTNVWIEMQWCDYRLRWDPRDYEGLWVLRVPSTMVWRPDIVLENKSQTYSTNEIDLQLSQEDGQTIEWIFIDPEAFTENGEWAIQHRPAKMLLDPAAPAQEAGHQKVVFYLLIQRKPLFYVINIIAPCVLISSVAILIYFLPAKAGGQKCTVAINVLLAQTVFLFLVAKKVPETSQAVPLISKYLTFLLAVTILIVVNAVVVLNVSLRSPHTHSMARGVRKVFLRLLPQLLRMHVRPLAPAAVQDTQPRLQNGSLGWSITTGEEVALCLPRSELLFQQWQRQGLVAAALEKLEKGPELEPNQFCGSLKQAAPAIQACVEACNLIARARHQQSHFDNGNEEWFLVGRVLDRVCFLAMLSLFVCGTAGIFLMAHYNRVPALPFPGDPRPYLPSPD
- the CHRNG gene encoding acetylcholine receptor subunit gamma isoform X1; its protein translation is MHGGQGPLLLLPLLAVCLGVQGQNQEERLLADLMQNYDPNLRPAERDSDVVNVSLKLTLTNLISLNEREEALTTNVWIEMQWCDYRLRWDPRDYEGLWVLRVPSTMVWRPDIVLENNVDGVFEVALYCNVLVSPDGCIYWLPPAIFRSACSISVTYFPFDWQNCSLIFQSQTYSTNEIDLQLSQEDGQTIEWIFIDPEAFTENGEWAIQHRPAKMLLDPAAPAQEAGHQKVVFYLLIQRKPLFYVINIIAPCVLISSVAILIYFLPAKAGGQKCTVAINVLLAQTVFLFLVAKKVPETSQAVPLISKYLTFLLAVTILIVVNAVVVLNVSLRSPHTHSMARGVRKVFLRLLPQLLRMHVRPLAPAAVQDTQPRLQNGSLGWSITTGEEVALCLPRSELLFQQWQRQGLVAAALEKLEKGPELEPNQFCGSLKQAAPAIQACVEACNLIARARHQQSHFDNGNEEWFLVGRVLDRVCFLAMLSLFVCGTAGIFLMAHYNRVPALPFPGDPRPYLPSPD